A window from Leptospira wolffii serovar Khorat str. Khorat-H2 encodes these proteins:
- a CDS encoding glycine--tRNA ligase has translation MEKKETLDSSLKDIVSVCKRRGFVYPGSEIYGGLSNTFDYGPYGAELLHNLKRLWWKHFVHLREDVVGLDSSILLNPKVWEASGHVSNFNDPLIDCKNCKARIRADKFLEDQKGEGAATGLTLEKMNEVIKAGNFPCPTCGNKGNFTEARDFNLMFKTSHGASAEDAQDIYLRPETAQGIFINFKNVVSTTRNKVPFGIAQIGKSFRNEIMARQFVFRTREFEQMEMEFFCEPGTQKEWFSHWVDYCVKFLVEQVGIKKENLKIREHEKEELSFYSEATSDIEYKYGFGWGELWGIASRTDYDLSQHEKFSGEDLKYNDQVAGKKYIPYVVEPALGLNRLFLATITDAYAEEKLPDGEIRTVLRFAPQVAPVKIAIFPLMKKDGLPELAKSIFADLSKLGNIEYDEGAAIGKRYRRQDEIGTPYCITVDYDSLKDQTVTVRERDSMNQERVPVQNLKAYFAERIL, from the coding sequence ATGGAGAAAAAAGAAACCTTAGATTCCTCCCTGAAGGACATCGTATCCGTTTGTAAAAGAAGAGGATTCGTTTATCCCGGTTCCGAAATTTACGGAGGACTTTCCAACACTTTCGATTACGGCCCTTACGGAGCCGAACTTCTCCATAACCTAAAACGACTCTGGTGGAAACATTTCGTCCATCTCAGGGAAGATGTGGTCGGTCTGGACTCCTCCATTCTTCTCAATCCCAAAGTTTGGGAAGCCTCGGGTCACGTTTCCAACTTCAACGACCCTCTCATCGATTGTAAAAATTGTAAGGCAAGGATACGCGCCGACAAATTCTTAGAGGACCAGAAGGGAGAAGGCGCCGCCACCGGACTCACTCTGGAAAAAATGAACGAGGTAATCAAGGCCGGAAATTTTCCCTGCCCTACCTGCGGAAACAAAGGTAACTTTACCGAAGCCCGCGACTTCAACCTGATGTTCAAGACTTCTCACGGAGCCTCCGCGGAGGATGCACAGGACATTTATCTTCGTCCTGAAACCGCCCAAGGTATATTCATCAATTTTAAGAATGTGGTCTCCACCACCCGTAACAAAGTCCCCTTCGGTATCGCCCAGATAGGAAAGTCCTTCCGAAACGAAATCATGGCGAGACAGTTCGTCTTCCGCACCAGAGAGTTCGAACAAATGGAGATGGAATTCTTCTGCGAACCGGGGACCCAAAAGGAATGGTTCTCCCATTGGGTGGATTATTGCGTGAAGTTCCTAGTGGAACAAGTGGGAATCAAAAAAGAAAACCTAAAGATCCGGGAGCATGAAAAAGAGGAGCTCTCCTTTTATAGCGAAGCGACTTCCGATATCGAATACAAATACGGATTCGGTTGGGGAGAGCTCTGGGGTATCGCTTCCCGCACGGATTACGATCTTTCCCAACATGAAAAATTCTCCGGAGAAGACCTGAAGTATAACGACCAGGTCGCAGGAAAAAAATACATTCCTTACGTCGTGGAACCAGCGCTCGGCCTCAACCGACTCTTCTTGGCGACCATAACGGACGCGTATGCTGAGGAAAAACTTCCCGACGGAGAGATTAGGACAGTACTACGTTTCGCTCCCCAAGTCGCTCCCGTAAAAATCGCGATCTTCCCTCTTATGAAAAAAGACGGACTCCCAGAGCTCGCCAAATCCATATTCGCGGATCTTTCCAAACTAGGAAATATAGAATACGACGAGGGGGCCGCCATAGGAAAGCGTTACAGAAGACAGGACGAGATCGGAACCCCTTATTGCATCACGGTAGATTACGATTCCTTAAAGGACCAAACCGTTACGGTTCGGGAAAGGGACAGTATGAATCAAGAAAGGGTTCCCGTTCAGAATCTGAAGGCGTATTTCGCGGAAAGAATCCTTTAA
- a CDS encoding energy transducer TonB, whose product MDESQKRKIVAWGVNFLSWISPFVGFGIFFPIGVLFAFPKDREIRRNAFSSIVLQIAISSVLIPLEVLQIYSSNFEQILSLLILVIPEESKAYGSLVLVLLFFIGLFILTGQYRFVRSRLKTGEPNPPILNPIFILLALACVLVFTSLLSYNVKLRAKMAPFLAFSDSLWIFFPWLIAVAGMMSARRPVFLFRRPWAWFVKQVRVSRASETGDSLDAAKKRRYAKIRDFLLPGWGHVYCGNLWRGFPILFVYLLFWLFFATFFFSWLEPAFGIRFLAALGLKPGIPDKKFFETAASFIPWAIALAFIIATIGFSGWLLRRSFLTQLPSRGLRPGFANNLAFSVLVHLIILALILIIPTMMVRQKDSSKQDRPDSHYNPDSHAEFYFIDPNIPDEVSGLNGSVITGTETPTTRQGEKVPNEKPADEGRVKGEVKRIKGKKLPPTYSNYISAKMRTYESFMDYWKSAPPNYSCVVAYTITPEGEVVDVELVQHSEYPDQDRRTLELIENLSPMMPPPGTKGYIRVTELFWNGAINPDAMPTDLQRDLVMMFDGRYMEEL is encoded by the coding sequence ATGGATGAATCCCAAAAACGAAAAATCGTAGCCTGGGGGGTCAATTTTCTCTCCTGGATCTCTCCCTTCGTAGGTTTCGGTATATTCTTTCCGATCGGAGTACTCTTCGCCTTTCCTAAGGACAGGGAAATCCGCCGTAACGCCTTCTCCTCGATCGTATTACAAATCGCGATCTCATCGGTTCTCATTCCGTTGGAGGTCCTACAGATTTACTCCTCGAACTTCGAGCAAATCTTAAGCCTACTGATCCTCGTAATTCCGGAAGAGTCCAAAGCATACGGATCCTTGGTTCTAGTTCTTCTTTTTTTCATCGGACTATTTATTCTCACCGGACAATATAGATTCGTTCGTTCCCGTCTGAAGACCGGAGAACCGAATCCACCCATTTTGAATCCGATTTTTATCCTACTCGCTTTGGCCTGCGTCCTAGTATTCACCTCCTTATTATCGTATAACGTGAAACTCCGGGCAAAGATGGCTCCTTTTCTTGCGTTCTCCGACAGTCTTTGGATTTTCTTTCCATGGTTGATCGCCGTGGCGGGAATGATGTCCGCAAGACGGCCGGTGTTTTTATTCCGAAGACCCTGGGCCTGGTTTGTAAAGCAGGTCCGAGTTTCCAGAGCCTCCGAGACGGGGGATAGTTTAGACGCGGCAAAGAAAAGAAGATACGCCAAGATCCGGGACTTTCTTCTCCCGGGTTGGGGACATGTTTATTGCGGAAATTTGTGGAGAGGATTTCCGATTCTATTCGTTTATCTTTTATTTTGGCTATTCTTCGCGACCTTCTTCTTTTCTTGGCTGGAGCCGGCATTCGGAATCCGATTCCTAGCCGCTCTGGGTTTAAAACCCGGGATACCCGATAAGAAATTCTTCGAGACCGCCGCTTCCTTTATTCCTTGGGCCATCGCCTTGGCATTCATTATCGCTACGATCGGATTTTCCGGATGGCTTTTAAGAAGGTCTTTCCTCACTCAACTTCCTTCTCGCGGTTTGCGTCCGGGGTTCGCGAACAACTTGGCATTCAGCGTTCTCGTCCATCTCATTATTCTCGCACTCATATTGATCATTCCCACTATGATGGTGAGGCAAAAGGATTCTTCCAAACAGGATAGGCCGGATAGTCATTACAATCCGGATAGCCATGCGGAGTTTTATTTTATCGACCCGAATATTCCGGACGAGGTCTCCGGACTGAACGGAAGCGTGATCACCGGCACGGAGACTCCTACCACCCGACAAGGGGAGAAGGTGCCGAACGAAAAACCCGCCGACGAAGGAAGAGTCAAGGGAGAAGTGAAGCGCATCAAAGGGAAGAAGCTTCCTCCTACGTATTCCAATTATATTTCCGCGAAAATGAGGACCTACGAATCCTTTATGGATTATTGGAAAAGCGCACCTCCGAATTATTCCTGTGTAGTCGCTTATACGATCACACCCGAAGGCGAGGTGGTGGATGTGGAGCTCGTGCAGCATTCCGAATATCCGGACCAGGATAGAAGGACATTGGAGTTGATAGAGAATCTTTCTCCAATGATGCCGCCTCCAGGCACGAAAGGATATATCCGAGTGACGGAACTTTTTTGGAACGGGGCCATCAATCCGGACGCTATGCCTACCGACTTGCAAAGAGACCTGGTGATGATGTTCGACGGTCGTTATATGGAGGAGCTATGA
- a CDS encoding PrsW family glutamic-type intramembrane protease, which yields MSVELLAIISILPWAFYLIVTHPKKDFPRLILVVLVALGLGWASTELVLKLNSILWPTEVAETSKKAVKSLLSQTAFLAFVQAGMMEEACKSILILGFSLIAAFDRETSRFRPEAFLVGGFVALGFAGVENYQYIGRATDNERITTFISRTLMSSNAHLLINLCFSMFLIKSNGKPLGERVWYLTKAFFLAVSQHGLFDFFVFPSGRFGLWIAAALFVGIWVWIVKDRRMYIENNEPMDVELLGAEESYRSELPGTAR from the coding sequence ATGAGCGTAGAACTACTTGCCATAATCAGTATTCTCCCCTGGGCCTTTTATTTGATCGTTACTCATCCTAAAAAGGATTTTCCTAGATTGATTTTGGTCGTTCTGGTCGCCTTAGGTTTGGGTTGGGCCTCTACGGAACTCGTCCTCAAATTGAATTCCATTCTATGGCCGACAGAAGTTGCCGAAACTTCCAAGAAAGCCGTTAAGTCTCTACTTTCCCAAACCGCTTTTCTCGCCTTCGTTCAGGCTGGAATGATGGAAGAAGCATGCAAATCGATTCTGATTCTGGGATTTTCCCTGATTGCCGCCTTCGACAGGGAGACTTCCCGGTTTCGCCCGGAAGCGTTTCTCGTCGGAGGATTTGTGGCCTTGGGTTTTGCGGGAGTGGAAAATTACCAATACATCGGCAGAGCCACCGATAACGAAAGAATCACAACGTTTATTAGTAGGACGTTGATGTCGTCTAACGCTCATTTGCTGATCAATCTTTGTTTTTCCATGTTTTTGATTAAGAGTAACGGAAAACCTCTAGGAGAAAGGGTCTGGTATCTTACCAAAGCGTTTTTCCTCGCGGTTTCACAACACGGCTTATTCGATTTTTTCGTGTTTCCCAGCGGCCGATTCGGATTATGGATCGCAGCGGCCTTATTCGTAGGGATCTGGGTTTGGATCGTCAAGGATAGAAGAATGTACATCGAGAATAACGAACCAATGGACGTGGAACTCCTCGGCGCAGAAGAGTCCTACAGGTCCGAATTACCCGGGACGGCCCGGTGA
- a CDS encoding 50S ribosomal protein L11 methyltransferase produces MKYKEVRVSIPKDFAEEFSAYLDEWQVAGYYEILFDREEARKPGEEIISDHTPIRVYLAEDDHNSEAKIWVYLQAVAAGNSFAESRWIETKEYEEAYKEFYKPFSVGVFWVVPTWEKEDWEKKSPSPTETSVPVYINPGLAFGTGHHETTRLVLSRLGDLDLKGKRIVDVGTGSGILSVAASKLGTSGILAVDIDPNAVRSSVFNRDENGIPESILFVDEGGFDYPAVQEENFDLCIANITFAVLKANIEKIASIRTKHYLFSGVITERKEEFLELLATHVGGSLVYEASWNGWELLEWVRPE; encoded by the coding sequence GTGAAATATAAGGAAGTAAGGGTTTCCATTCCCAAAGATTTTGCCGAAGAATTTTCCGCCTATTTGGACGAATGGCAAGTTGCCGGATATTATGAAATCCTGTTCGATCGGGAAGAGGCGCGTAAACCGGGAGAGGAGATCATATCCGATCACACTCCGATTCGAGTTTATCTCGCGGAGGACGATCACAATTCAGAGGCAAAGATCTGGGTTTATCTCCAGGCAGTAGCCGCCGGAAATTCCTTTGCAGAATCCCGTTGGATAGAAACCAAAGAATACGAAGAAGCTTATAAAGAATTTTATAAACCGTTTTCCGTCGGAGTCTTTTGGGTGGTTCCCACCTGGGAAAAAGAGGATTGGGAGAAAAAATCCCCTTCTCCTACGGAGACTTCCGTTCCGGTCTATATCAATCCGGGATTAGCCTTCGGAACCGGACACCACGAGACTACAAGACTCGTTCTTTCCCGATTAGGAGATCTGGATTTAAAAGGAAAACGGATCGTGGACGTCGGAACAGGTTCCGGAATTCTTTCCGTTGCCGCTTCCAAGCTCGGCACTTCCGGTATACTCGCGGTGGATATAGACCCGAATGCCGTGCGTTCCTCGGTATTCAATCGGGATGAGAACGGAATTCCGGAAAGTATCCTGTTCGTGGACGAGGGCGGTTTCGATTATCCTGCGGTTCAGGAAGAGAATTTCGATCTGTGCATTGCGAATATCACTTTCGCGGTATTAAAGGCGAATATAGAGAAGATTGCTTCCATTCGCACAAAGCATTATTTGTTCAGCGGGGTCATCACCGAAAGGAAGGAGGAATTCCTGGAACTTCTGGCCACTCATGTGGGAGGATCCTTGGTGTACGAAGCGTCTTGGAACGGATGGGAACTCCTGGAATGGGTACGCCCCGAATAA
- a CDS encoding adenosine kinase: MKHYDVFGVGNALVDILALTEESILKKLGWSKGVMTLVDAETQGKVLTELEGIKKELRSGGSAANTMISIANSGGTGCYTGKVSEDAYGEFYKQDMEKAGIVFEVKPSNEGHTGTCVILTTPDAERTMLTHLGISSTLTKNDLDLDRLKVSGYSYLEGYLWDGPSTKEACLVTMEESKKAGVKVSMTYSDPFCVNRSREDFIRLTKDYCDLVFCNAEEAKALAETESKEEALKFIAGLCDTVMMTDSANGAFVSEKGNIRHVSGFPVNKLLDTTGAGDSFAAGVLYGLTHGYSSENSAKWGNYVASRIVQEIGPRLSVRLMGRQEEILGKL, encoded by the coding sequence ATGAAACATTACGACGTATTCGGCGTTGGAAACGCGCTAGTGGACATACTCGCACTGACCGAAGAATCCATCTTGAAAAAACTGGGTTGGTCCAAAGGAGTGATGACTCTGGTGGATGCGGAGACCCAAGGAAAGGTCCTCACCGAACTGGAAGGGATCAAAAAAGAACTTCGTTCCGGCGGAAGCGCGGCGAACACGATGATTTCGATTGCGAATTCCGGAGGAACCGGTTGCTATACCGGAAAGGTCTCCGAAGACGCGTACGGAGAATTCTATAAACAGGATATGGAGAAGGCGGGGATCGTCTTCGAAGTAAAGCCTTCTAACGAAGGTCATACGGGCACTTGCGTGATTCTGACGACTCCGGACGCGGAAAGAACCATGCTTACCCATTTGGGAATCTCAAGCACTCTCACTAAAAACGATTTGGATTTGGATAGACTCAAAGTTTCCGGGTATTCCTATCTGGAAGGTTATCTTTGGGACGGTCCTTCCACCAAAGAGGCATGTCTTGTCACAATGGAGGAATCCAAGAAAGCGGGAGTCAAAGTTTCCATGACTTATAGTGATCCTTTCTGCGTGAATCGTTCTCGGGAGGATTTCATCCGACTGACCAAGGATTATTGCGATTTAGTTTTTTGTAATGCGGAAGAAGCGAAGGCCTTGGCCGAGACGGAATCCAAAGAGGAAGCGCTTAAGTTCATCGCGGGACTTTGTGATACGGTCATGATGACGGATAGCGCGAACGGAGCCTTCGTTTCCGAAAAGGGAAATATCCGTCATGTAAGCGGCTTTCCGGTAAATAAGCTTCTGGATACGACCGGAGCGGGGGATTCCTTTGCGGCAGGGGTTTTATACGGACTCACTCATGGATATTCTTCCGAGAATTCCGCGAAATGGGGAAATTACGTGGCTTCCCGTATCGTTCAGGAAATCGGACCGAGACTTTCTGTCCGACTCATGGGCCGTCAAGAAGAGATATTAGGAAAACTTTAA
- a CDS encoding LIC11270 family surface protein, protein MSQKNFGRFALLLALVLSSEGCKVGHWWGNATDDPVVSTLFNNRMLLLMKGTYATDNPLDFSEYNNGTGDFYKDPTGDPTFNLTSLPKASALPIYIDIGEVRISSKYQDGLGGLSQIRTAKAAKEFWDNIAPNREVYCTQPYTVNSNTCRQQNGEFKMVQFLNGDGAEFPSNDPTAGTSNGLPSQYYYTGTYIRSLVTGWGNSPGVDLTKVTFFDNYGVYGFNIVPRMAYKPGTTDKSTYPLIFPLLYSVQEGEGDMEFKPGYEPYIFEVRMNLKENLMVHSITAADGSTAASLISVSDWNVNHAGQSDMGGGLLSRSRTIYPNSASSLSITGGSGNLTHYFAIYRENETDILEKLPLAASPARSGTVKIKYINPGIHKLYCLSDTSYVDGFPDTIVGTPLTFSVPENGNMNTIPLTYSCP, encoded by the coding sequence ATGAGTCAGAAAAATTTCGGCAGATTCGCGCTACTTCTCGCTTTAGTCCTTTCCTCCGAAGGATGCAAGGTAGGTCATTGGTGGGGAAATGCAACGGATGATCCCGTAGTAAGTACGTTATTCAATAACCGTATGCTTCTACTCATGAAAGGGACTTACGCTACGGATAATCCTCTGGATTTTTCGGAGTATAATAACGGAACGGGAGACTTTTACAAGGATCCAACCGGGGATCCTACTTTCAACCTAACGAGTCTCCCTAAAGCGTCCGCTCTTCCGATCTACATAGACATAGGAGAAGTTAGAATCTCCTCCAAATACCAGGACGGACTCGGAGGTCTTTCCCAGATCCGTACCGCTAAGGCCGCTAAGGAATTCTGGGACAATATCGCTCCGAACCGGGAAGTCTATTGTACGCAACCGTATACGGTGAATTCCAATACTTGCCGCCAACAAAACGGTGAATTCAAAATGGTGCAATTCCTCAACGGGGATGGGGCGGAATTTCCTTCCAACGATCCTACTGCCGGAACTTCCAACGGATTGCCCAGCCAATACTATTATACCGGAACCTATATCCGTTCCTTGGTTACCGGATGGGGAAATTCTCCGGGAGTGGACCTGACCAAGGTGACTTTCTTCGACAACTACGGAGTGTACGGATTCAATATAGTTCCGAGGATGGCCTATAAGCCGGGAACTACGGACAAGTCCACTTATCCCCTGATCTTTCCTCTTCTCTATTCCGTTCAGGAGGGAGAAGGAGATATGGAATTCAAACCGGGATACGAGCCTTATATCTTCGAGGTAAGAATGAATCTTAAAGAAAACTTAATGGTCCATTCTATCACTGCCGCAGACGGAAGTACGGCGGCCTCTCTGATTTCGGTAAGCGACTGGAATGTCAACCACGCGGGACAATCCGATATGGGAGGGGGCTTACTTTCCCGTTCCAGGACCATTTATCCCAATTCGGCATCCTCTCTCTCGATTACCGGCGGATCCGGAAACTTAACGCATTACTTCGCAATCTATAGGGAAAATGAAACGGATATTCTGGAAAAACTTCCCTTAGCTGCCTCTCCCGCGAGAAGCGGAACAGTGAAAATCAAATATATCAATCCTGGAATCCACAAACTCTACTGTTTATCGGATACTTCCTATGTGGACGGATTTCCGGATACGATCGTAGGAACCCCCCTCACCTTCTCCGTTCCGGAAAACGGGAACATGAACACGATTCCTCTTACTTATTCCTGCCCTTGA
- the truA gene encoding tRNA pseudouridine(38-40) synthase TruA, which yields MTTEYPRNYALLLEFDGGAFFGYQSQRQSPTVQEEVEKALAILLKKSVRIWGAGRTDTGVHAKGMVVNFKTETPIQNLSKFLLGMNALTDRGLSIQGITEVPLEFNSQFSCTAREYEYLLLNARFPRPVWKNRAFWSQHRIDVSRLREELELLKGEHDFRSLAKATSMRNRRTTTRVIYDASLEESVEEPGLFRLKIKANGFLHNMIRILTGTLFEIAIQKRKETNILKVLSSKDRTIAGTTLPPYGLYFLRAYYEKFPEIDKMYRERDEFQGVPR from the coding sequence ATGACGACAGAATATCCTAGAAACTACGCATTATTATTGGAATTCGACGGGGGCGCATTCTTCGGATACCAAAGCCAAAGACAATCTCCCACGGTTCAGGAAGAAGTGGAGAAGGCTCTCGCTATTCTATTAAAGAAATCCGTACGCATTTGGGGTGCCGGCAGAACGGACACGGGTGTACATGCGAAAGGAATGGTGGTAAATTTCAAAACCGAAACTCCCATACAAAATCTTTCCAAGTTCCTTTTAGGCATGAATGCACTCACCGACCGGGGTCTGTCCATCCAAGGAATCACGGAAGTTCCCTTAGAGTTCAATTCCCAATTCTCCTGCACTGCGAGAGAATATGAATATCTGCTCTTAAACGCCAGATTTCCGCGTCCCGTTTGGAAAAACAGAGCCTTCTGGTCCCAACATCGGATTGACGTTTCCCGCTTAAGAGAAGAACTGGAACTATTAAAAGGTGAGCACGATTTTCGAAGCCTGGCCAAAGCCACTTCGATGAGGAACCGAAGGACTACGACTCGGGTCATTTACGATGCAAGCCTGGAAGAAAGCGTAGAGGAACCGGGGCTTTTCCGCTTGAAGATCAAGGCGAACGGATTCCTGCATAATATGATCCGGATATTGACCGGAACGCTTTTCGAAATTGCGATACAGAAGCGCAAAGAGACGAATATATTGAAAGTACTTTCCTCCAAAGACAGAACGATCGCGGGCACCACGCTTCCTCCCTACGGATTGTACTTTTTAAGAGCGTATTACGAAAAATTCCCCGAAATCGACAAAATGTACCGGGAAAGGGACGAATTCCAAGGAGTCCCGAGATGA
- a CDS encoding DUF2225 domain-containing protein: MTATALAQGKKISFRNKEDTVCPICSEVHQRESMFQGGGRLIAGKLTQELRRLYEKNKKFGRVSPNDYVLSVCPRCLYTSFSKDWSTLDADELAKLRESAESRRKNIESIMGPTDFYQDRNLILGAASYLLAIECYQARKVTVAPTPKKAVCAVRGAWYFDDVNAEFPGMGYDKIRDLLYQKSAGWYTDTMEIMQSGSEPVDAASYLLGPDTDKNWGFDGVIYLSAYLTMKFKEELASDAASKLNLLIRAKRTLSRLYGSGKASKSKPSVIIDMAKELYDEYNKIIEEMGGEK; encoded by the coding sequence ATGACAGCAACCGCACTCGCACAAGGCAAGAAAATCTCCTTCCGGAATAAGGAGGACACCGTTTGCCCGATTTGCAGCGAAGTCCACCAAAGGGAAAGTATGTTCCAAGGCGGAGGAAGGCTAATTGCAGGCAAACTCACCCAGGAATTACGTCGCTTATACGAAAAAAACAAAAAATTCGGTAGAGTTTCCCCCAACGATTATGTTCTGAGCGTTTGTCCCCGTTGTCTTTATACTTCATTTTCTAAAGATTGGTCTACTTTAGATGCGGATGAACTCGCAAAATTGAGAGAATCCGCGGAGAGCAGACGTAAAAACATAGAGTCCATCATGGGACCTACCGATTTTTACCAGGATAGAAATCTGATCCTGGGAGCAGCATCTTATCTACTAGCCATCGAATGCTACCAAGCCAGAAAGGTTACGGTAGCTCCTACTCCTAAAAAAGCGGTCTGCGCGGTACGCGGCGCCTGGTATTTCGACGATGTGAATGCCGAATTTCCAGGGATGGGCTACGACAAGATCCGAGACCTTCTCTACCAAAAATCGGCAGGTTGGTACACGGACACCATGGAGATCATGCAATCCGGTTCCGAACCCGTAGACGCGGCTTCCTATCTTTTAGGTCCGGATACGGACAAGAACTGGGGTTTCGACGGAGTCATTTATCTTTCCGCCTATCTTACCATGAAATTCAAGGAAGAACTCGCCTCCGACGCGGCTTCCAAATTGAACCTTCTCATCCGTGCTAAGAGAACTCTTTCCAGACTCTACGGTTCCGGAAAGGCCTCCAAATCCAAACCTTCCGTGATCATAGACATGGCCAAGGAACTCTACGACGAGTACAATAAAATCATCGAAGAGATGGGCGGAGAAAAATAG
- a CDS encoding LIC11274 family protein — MKKLIVFMIAMLVAPALLHGEAVSMKSYKKRIELLTYLRAIEPIVKNYPGEAKQAAGGQNQQNQAQAEGDRLVKYKELKRLYQEGLLYFFEGNHVNSYRRFLEAQLGMELLLEELSQAYVERTEEILKTAIEKKNPNNPTDRALVDISVEYGKNSYIRADIKENREAPFTRRMYNPREFHYVVNKYTIEKNMELGYQFLGEAKDARNNALKIEKHLEKHQKLQPEHRKHRIEMYLGAIGLCRDARANAMNIFKLKYPYDNYYLQRSDAKTEELKNELGDTTPAEVVSVEGVTYDFSTNPLVRTDARMSPVFDKRIPDDYRRDAVDILGRVYDEEVDNKLYLRWDAETRKKLLGDKKPPGSKKSQAPAK, encoded by the coding sequence ATGAAAAAATTGATCGTTTTCATGATCGCGATGTTAGTCGCCCCAGCTCTATTACACGGCGAAGCCGTTTCTATGAAATCGTACAAGAAGAGAATAGAGCTCTTAACTTATCTGCGAGCGATAGAACCTATCGTTAAGAATTATCCTGGAGAAGCCAAGCAGGCGGCAGGAGGGCAGAATCAACAAAACCAAGCCCAAGCGGAAGGAGATCGGCTCGTAAAATATAAGGAGCTGAAGCGACTTTACCAAGAAGGGCTCCTGTATTTCTTCGAGGGCAACCATGTGAATTCCTACCGACGCTTCTTGGAAGCTCAGTTAGGAATGGAACTGCTTCTGGAAGAACTTTCCCAAGCGTATGTGGAGAGAACCGAAGAGATCCTTAAGACGGCCATCGAGAAAAAGAATCCGAATAATCCTACCGATAGGGCTCTCGTAGACATCTCCGTGGAATACGGTAAGAACAGTTATATCCGTGCGGACATCAAAGAAAATAGGGAAGCGCCTTTTACTCGCAGAATGTATAATCCGAGAGAATTCCACTATGTGGTGAACAAATACACCATCGAGAAGAATATGGAACTCGGTTACCAATTCCTGGGCGAAGCTAAGGACGCTAGAAACAACGCGCTCAAGATAGAAAAACATTTGGAGAAACACCAGAAATTACAACCGGAGCATAGAAAGCACCGTATCGAAATGTATCTGGGAGCGATCGGACTCTGCCGCGACGCGAGAGCCAACGCCATGAATATCTTCAAACTCAAATATCCTTATGACAATTACTATCTGCAAAGATCGGATGCCAAGACCGAAGAGCTCAAAAACGAGTTAGGAGACACTACTCCTGCGGAAGTGGTCTCCGTAGAAGGCGTAACTTACGATTTCTCCACCAACCCTCTTGTGAGAACCGACGCTCGCATGAGCCCGGTGTTCGATAAGAGAATTCCGGACGATTATCGTAGAGACGCAGTGGATATACTCGGAAGGGTCTATGACGAAGAAGTGGATAATAAACTCTATCTGCGCTGGGATGCGGAAACCCGTAAGAAACTACTGGGAGACAAAAAGCCGCCGGGAAGTAAGAAATCCCAAGCGCCTGCAAAATAA
- a CDS encoding lysophospholipid acyltransferase family protein — protein sequence MSPFKFLESRLGRFSKAYRKLVLKTYLVTLWLVLTSAFPAMIVGIFYAIIGNRSKQYSALLKGSRIWGRKVISMTRTELVLKNEIQVPETGHMIFLNHVNEIDFPYDCLVVSRPYLANQVIKKTLVAYWWMKAMGSQVFDTSKATTIAVSVRNVLKGLSTTSYIVYPEGHNSYSEIIQPMQKGMIKLAYENKIPVVVILKSGITRYQTEPMYTKVGYKMIGRYEPWSYESWESFRDFLYETMSREKILLDEEIGTVREPQVAGKK from the coding sequence ATGAGTCCTTTTAAGTTTTTGGAAAGCCGTCTCGGCAGATTCTCCAAAGCATACCGCAAGCTTGTCTTAAAAACCTATTTGGTAACGCTCTGGCTGGTTCTTACCAGCGCCTTTCCCGCTATGATAGTCGGGATCTTTTACGCAATCATCGGAAATCGTTCCAAGCAATACTCCGCCTTACTAAAAGGTTCGCGTATCTGGGGGAGAAAAGTGATTTCCATGACCCGGACGGAATTGGTTCTAAAAAACGAGATCCAAGTTCCTGAGACAGGTCATATGATCTTTTTAAACCATGTGAACGAGATCGACTTCCCTTACGATTGTTTGGTCGTGAGCAGACCCTATTTGGCGAACCAGGTAATTAAGAAAACCTTAGTCGCTTACTGGTGGATGAAGGCCATGGGATCCCAGGTGTTTGATACAAGTAAGGCCACTACGATCGCAGTATCCGTGCGTAACGTATTGAAGGGTCTCTCTACCACGTCTTATATCGTTTATCCGGAAGGTCATAATTCCTACTCCGAGATTATTCAGCCTATGCAAAAGGGGATGATCAAGCTCGCTTATGAGAACAAGATCCCTGTGGTAGTGATTCTAAAATCCGGTATCACACGATATCAGACGGAACCTATGTACACGAAAGTAGGATACAAGATGATCGGCAGATACGAACCTTGGTCCTACGAATCTTGGGAGAGTTTCCGCGATTTCCTTTACGAGACCATGAGTCGGGAAAAGATTCTACTCGACGAGGAGATCGGAACCGTAAGAGAACCCCAAGTAGCCGGCAAAAAGTGA